TTCTTATGGGACACAAGACCCGAATCATGTACATCGAATCGAAGGCTGAGGGGCTAACAGGTCCTGCCCGAATCGGCCGTGTTGTGTTCTCCAAGACCGGCAAGACGATTCGCTATAAGGAGAAGGAGTTCCAGAGTCTGAAGGGTGCGGGCTTTAAATCGAACTACGTCGAGATCAATTCTGGCGAGGAGTATTGGATATCTGGACCCAGGCGAGACGGAGCCGATCAACTTTACCGGACCAACATTCCCATCGAGATCGATGATGACGTCCGCGAAGAGTATTGGACCGAGATTCGCAAGCGCCCGCGCCTGAAGGCAAGGAAGACGACTTGAGAAAACTTCGGTTGATTGCTGCGGGCCTACTCGTTCTTGCCTCCGTCGCCCAAGCCCAGGCCCCGCTGCGGCCCAAGCACGCGCGGCACGCGATGGTCGTGAGCGGGCACGAACTGGCGTCGAAGGCGGGCGCGGACGCGATGAAGCGCGGCGGCAACGCCGTCGACGCCGCGGTCGCCACCGGATTCGCGCTCGCGGTGGTCCACCCGCAGGCGGGGAACATCGGCGGCGGCGGCTTCCTGCTCGTCCGCTTCGCCGCGGGCGACGCGCACTTCGTCGACTACCGCGAAAAGGCGCCGGCTGCCGCCACGCGCAACATGTACGTCGACGCCGGCGGCAACATCATCCCCAAGGCCAGCCTGGTCGGATACAAAGCGGTGGCGGTGCCCGGTTCGGTGGCCGGCATGTACTACGCGCACAAGAAGTGGGGAAAGCTGAAGTGGGCGACGCTGCTGGCGCCGGCGATCCGCCTGGCGCGCGAAGGCTTCGCGCTCTCTTACGAAGACTGCGAGGAGCTGCTCGACCCGGATTACACAGACCTCGCCGACTTCCCGGCGACGAAACGGATCTTCCTGCGCAACGGAGCGGCATGCCGCGGCGGCGAGATCCTGCGCCAGCCCGAGCTGGCGCGCACGCTCGCGCGTCTCGCCCAAAACCCGATGGAGTTTTACAAAGGCCGGATGGCGCGCCAGTTGGCCGCGTTCATGCAAAAGAACGGCGGGCTCATCACGGCGAAAGACCTCGCGGAGTACGAAGTGAAAGAGCGCCGGCCGATCCGGGGCTACTACCGCGGCTACGAGATCCTGGCGGCGCCGCCGCCCTCCTCGGGCGGCATCACGCTGATCGAGACGCTCAACATCATGGAGGGCTTCGACCTGAAGCGGCTCGGCCGCGGCGCCGACGCGATCCATCTCACGGCGGAAGCGTATCGGCGCGCCTTCTTCGACCGCGCGGAGCTGCTGGGCGACCCCGACTTCACCACCGTGCCGGTCGCACAGCTGATCGACAAGAGGTACGCCGAGGCCTGGCGCGAGAGCATCGACCCGCACCGCGCCACGCCGAGCAGCGAGCTGCGGCGCCCGCAGTTCCAGGGTCTGGACGTCAGCGCGCGACTGCGCCCCGGCCCGGTACGCGAGCCCGAGCACACCACGCACTACTCCATCGTCGACGCCGCGGGCAACGCGGTCGCGGTCACCACCACGCTCAACGATTCCTTCGGGTCGCGCGTCACGGTGGAAGGCCTCGGCTTCCTGCTCAACAACGAGATGGACGACTTCACCTCCGCGCCCGGCAAGCCGAACCTGTTCGGCCTGCTCCAGGGAGAAGGCAACGCCATCCAGCCGGGGAAGCGGCCGCTCTCGGCCATGGCGCCGACCATCGTGCTGAAAGACGGCAAGCCGTTCCTGGTGCTGGGCGCCCGCGGCGGCCCGAGGATCATCTCCGGCGTGGGGAACGTCATCATGGGCGTGATCGATTTCGGGCTCGACGTGCAGCAGGCCGTGGCCGCACCGCAGTTCCACCACCAGT
This region of Terriglobales bacterium genomic DNA includes:
- the ggt gene encoding gamma-glutamyltransferase, coding for MRKLRLIAAGLLVLASVAQAQAPLRPKHARHAMVVSGHELASKAGADAMKRGGNAVDAAVATGFALAVVHPQAGNIGGGGFLLVRFAAGDAHFVDYREKAPAAATRNMYVDAGGNIIPKASLVGYKAVAVPGSVAGMYYAHKKWGKLKWATLLAPAIRLAREGFALSYEDCEELLDPDYTDLADFPATKRIFLRNGAACRGGEILRQPELARTLARLAQNPMEFYKGRMARQLAAFMQKNGGLITAKDLAEYEVKERRPIRGYYRGYEILAAPPPSSGGITLIETLNIMEGFDLKRLGRGADAIHLTAEAYRRAFFDRAELLGDPDFTTVPVAQLIDKRYAEAWRESIDPHRATPSSELRRPQFQGLDVSARLRPGPVREPEHTTHYSIVDAAGNAVAVTTTLNDSFGSRVTVEGLGFLLNNEMDDFTSAPGKPNLFGLLQGEGNAIQPGKRPLSAMAPTIVLKDGKPFLVLGARGGPRIISGVGNVIMGVIDFGLDVQQAVAAPQFHHQWMPDQIMVEDFGWSPDTLGLLAARGHKLAPRFHVDEAEAIMVDPKTGELLGAPDPRGNAQAAGY